CGGGGTCGGTCGGCAAGCGCCCCGCCCTGCTGGGCTCGAAGATCCTGGACGAGGCCGGGAACGAATGCCCGCCGAACGTCGCCGGGACCATCTACCACCAGCTGCCGCCGGGCGGGGCGTTCACCTACTACAAGGACGAGAAGAAGACCCAGGCCAGCCGGGTGGGCGACTACTTCACCATGGGCGACATGGGCTACTTCGACGAGGACGGCTACCTGTTCCTCACCGGCCGCAGCGCGGAGACCGTCATCTCGGGCGGGGTGAACATCTACCCGCAGGAGATCGACAACGTGCTGATCCAGCACGCCGCCGTGGCCGACAGCGCGACGGTCGGCGTGCCGCACGACGAGTGGGGCGAGCAGGTCAAGGCGGTGATCCTGCTGAGGCCCGGCTACGCGCCGTCGGACCTGCTGGCGCAGGAGATCCTGGCCTTCGCCCGTGACAGCCTACCGAGCTTCAAGGTTCCCCGCAGCCTGGACTTCGTGACCGAGCTGCCGCGGTCCGAGGCCGGCAAGATCCAGCGGGGCAAGGTGCGCGCGCCCTACTGGGAAGGCCGCGCGCGGCAGATCTGAGCCGGGCGGCGTCCGGGCTTGGCCTTGGCGGTTTTCGGCGGTTAGATCGCGCCCTCGGTTCCTGGGGGATTTTCCACGTGAAGCACTTCGTCCTGGGCGCGCTGGCCGCCGCCCTGCTCGCCTCGTCCGCGCCGCAAGCCGTCCTGGCGCAGCAAACGCCCGCCACCTTCGTCCAGGCGGGCCGCGTGCTGCTCGACCCTGCAGGCGGCAAGGTCGAGACGGCCAAGACCCTCGTCGTCCAGAACGGCAAGGTCGTGCGGGTGCTCGACGGCTACGTCGCCGAGCCTGGCGGCAAGGTCGTGGACCTGAAGGACAGCTTCGTCCTGCCGGGCTTCATCGACAGCCACGTCCACATCACCGGCCAGCAGGGCCCGACCGCGCGCCTGGACGAAGTGACTCAATCCTCGGCCGAGCAGGCGATGGTCGGCGCGCGCTACGCGAAGAAGACGCTGCTGGCGGGCTTCACCACCGTCGCCGACCTCGGCGCGGACAACGAGGCGATCTTCGCCCTGCGCAAGGCCATCGCCCAGGGCGACGTGGCCGGCCCGCGGATCATCGCCTCGGGCTCGGCCATCTCGGTGCACGGCGGCCACGGCGACGTGAACGGCTACCGCGAGGACGTGATGCACGTCCTGCGTCCCGGTTCGGTCTGCTCGGGCCCCGACGACTGCCGCCGCGCGGTGCGCGAGCAGGTCTGGAAGGGCGCCGACATCATCAAGATCACGGCCACGGGCGGAGTGCTGTCGAACACCGCCGCGGGCCTGGGCCAGCAGTTCTCCAACCCGGAGCTGGAGGCGATCGTCGACACCGCCCATCGCATGGGCCGCAAGGTGACCGCCCACGCCCACGGCGGCGACGGCATCAAGAGCTTCCTCGCGGCCGGCGGTGATTCCATCGAGCACGGCACCTGGCTGGACGCCGACGGCATCGCCCTGATGAAGAAGAACGGCGCCTATCTGGTGCCCACCCTGATGGCCGGCGACTTCGTGGTCGGCATCGCCAAGGGGCCGAACAACTTCTTCACCCCGGCCCAGACCGCCAAGGCGCTGCAGGCCGGTCCGCTGATGCTGGACATGACCCGCCGGGCCCACAAGGCCGGCGTGAAGATCGCCTTCGGCACCGACACCGGCGTCTCGGCGCACGGGGACAACGCCGGCGAGTTCGCGCTGCTGGTGCAGGCGGGCCTGACGCCGATGGAGGCCATCCAGGCGGCCACGGTGAACGCGGCGACGCACTTCGGCCTGCAGGACGAGATCGGCGCCCTGACGCCCGGCAAGACCGCCGACATCATCGCGGTGAAGGGCGACCCGCTGGCGGACGTTTCGGCGCTGAAGTCCGTCTCCTTCGTGATGAAGGGCGGCCAGATCCACAAGGAGTAGCCCGCAACACACCGTCACCAAGCTTGTTTGGCCGGGCCTGCCGACGCATGGCATGTGCCCGGCCATGATCCCGTTCATCGACCTGCAGGCTCAGCGCGCGCGCCTGGGCCAGCCGCTGGAAGACGCCATCCTCAAGGTGGTCCGCTCGGGCGCCTACATCATGGGCCCCGAGATCGCCCAGTTGGAAGCCGAGCTCGCCGCCTTCGGCCAGGCGCCTCACGCCCTGTCCTGCGCCTCGGGCACCGACGCCCTCGTCCTGCCGCTGATGGCCTGGGGGATCGGGCCCGGGGATGCGGTCTTCTGCCCCTCGTTCACCTTCGCCGCCACGGCCGAGGCCGCGCCGCTGGTGGGCGCCTCGCCGGTGTTCGTGGACGTCCTGCCCGACACCTACAATCTCGACCCCGGGAAGCTGGAAGCCGCCATCGAGGCCGTGAAGGCCAAGGGCGCGCTGACGCCCAAGGCGATCATCGCCGTCGACCTGTTCGGCCAGCCGGCGGACTATCCGGCCCTGTTCGAGATCGCCCAGCGGCACGGCCTGAAGCTCATCGCGGACAGCGCCCAGGGCTTCGGCTGCACCCTGAACGGCCATCACCCGATCCACTGGGCCGACGCGACCACCACCTCGTTCTTCCCGGCCAAGCCTCTAGGCTGCTACGGCGACGGCGGCGCGGTGCTGTCGAAGGACGCGCGCCTCCACGACCTGCTCGTGTCCCTGCGCGTTCACGGCCAGGCGGTGAAGTCCGACCTCGAGGGCCGCACCTTCGACCACGATCCCAAGTACCTGAACATGCGGGTGGGGACGAACAGCCGGATGGACACCGTCCAGGCGGCCGTCCTGCTACAGAAGCTGACCATCTTCGCCGACGAGATCGAGGCGCGGAACCGGGTGGCCGCCCGCTACGCCGAGGGCCTGGCGGGCGTGGTGACCACGCCGAAGGTGATCGACGGCGGCGTCAGCGTCTGGGCCCAGTACACCGTCGAGACCGACGACCGCGACGGCCTCGCCGCCGCCCTGCGCGAGCAGGGGATCCCCACCGCCGTCTACTATCCCATGCCCCTGCACCGGCAGCCGCCCTACGCCGGCTATCCGCAGCCCGGCGGCCTGCCAGTCACCGAGGAGAAGGCCGGGCGGGTGATCAGCCTGCCGATGCACGCCTACCTGGAGCCCGACATCCAGGACCGGATCATCGAGGCGATCCGGGCGCACGTGCGGGGGAACGGCTAGACCGCGGCAGGCGTCCGTGCCATCCCTCGCTCAAACAAGCGTTTGAAGGAGGAACCATGGCCCGCCTGCAAGGCCGCACGGCCGTCATCACCGGCGCCGCCAGCGGCATCGGCCGCGCCGCGGCCAGGCTCTTCGCCGCCGAGGGCGCCAGCGTGGTCATCGCCGACCGCGCGGACGCCGTGGCCGAAACGGCCGATGCGATCACCCAGGCCGGCGGCCGCGTCGCGGCCCTCGTCGGGGATGCGGGCGACGAGGGCTTCGTGCAGGGCCTTGTGGACCGGGCGCAGTCCGAGTTCGGCGGCCTGGACGTGTTCTGGGCCAACGCCGGGATCTCGGGCGGCTTCGCCCCGCTGCACGAGCAGGCGCCGGACTACTGGGCCGAGATCCTGCGGGTGAACCTGATCGGCGCGTTCCTGGGCGTGAAGCACGCTTCCGCCGCGATGATCCCGAACGGCCGCGGCTCGATCATCTGCACCGCCTCGGTGGCGGGCATCCGTTCGGGCGCGGGCGGGGCGGCCTACTCGGCCTCGAAGGCGGGCGTCATCAGCCTGGTGCAGACCGCCTGCAACGAGCTCTACGGAACGGGCGTGCGGGTGAACGCCATCGCGCCGGGCCTGATCGAGACCGGCATGACCAAGCCCATCTTCGACGGCGCGCGGGCCCGCGGCAACGAGGACAAGATCGGCCAGCTCAATCCGCTGACCCGCTACGGCGCGCCCGAGGAGATCGCCCGCGCCGGCCTGTTCCTGGCCTCGGACGACGCCTCCTACGTCAACGGCCAGACCATCGCCGTGGACGGCGGCCTG
The Phenylobacterium zucineum HLK1 genome window above contains:
- a CDS encoding metal-dependent hydrolase family protein, with translation MKHFVLGALAAALLASSAPQAVLAQQTPATFVQAGRVLLDPAGGKVETAKTLVVQNGKVVRVLDGYVAEPGGKVVDLKDSFVLPGFIDSHVHITGQQGPTARLDEVTQSSAEQAMVGARYAKKTLLAGFTTVADLGADNEAIFALRKAIAQGDVAGPRIIASGSAISVHGGHGDVNGYREDVMHVLRPGSVCSGPDDCRRAVREQVWKGADIIKITATGGVLSNTAAGLGQQFSNPELEAIVDTAHRMGRKVTAHAHGGDGIKSFLAAGGDSIEHGTWLDADGIALMKKNGAYLVPTLMAGDFVVGIAKGPNNFFTPAQTAKALQAGPLMLDMTRRAHKAGVKIAFGTDTGVSAHGDNAGEFALLVQAGLTPMEAIQAATVNAATHFGLQDEIGALTPGKTADIIAVKGDPLADVSALKSVSFVMKGGQIHKE
- a CDS encoding DegT/DnrJ/EryC1/StrS family aminotransferase, with protein sequence MIPFIDLQAQRARLGQPLEDAILKVVRSGAYIMGPEIAQLEAELAAFGQAPHALSCASGTDALVLPLMAWGIGPGDAVFCPSFTFAATAEAAPLVGASPVFVDVLPDTYNLDPGKLEAAIEAVKAKGALTPKAIIAVDLFGQPADYPALFEIAQRHGLKLIADSAQGFGCTLNGHHPIHWADATTTSFFPAKPLGCYGDGGAVLSKDARLHDLLVSLRVHGQAVKSDLEGRTFDHDPKYLNMRVGTNSRMDTVQAAVLLQKLTIFADEIEARNRVAARYAEGLAGVVTTPKVIDGGVSVWAQYTVETDDRDGLAAALREQGIPTAVYYPMPLHRQPPYAGYPQPGGLPVTEEKAGRVISLPMHAYLEPDIQDRIIEAIRAHVRGNG
- a CDS encoding SDR family NAD(P)-dependent oxidoreductase yields the protein MARLQGRTAVITGAASGIGRAAARLFAAEGASVVIADRADAVAETADAITQAGGRVAALVGDAGDEGFVQGLVDRAQSEFGGLDVFWANAGISGGFAPLHEQAPDYWAEILRVNLIGAFLGVKHASAAMIPNGRGSIICTASVAGIRSGAGGAAYSASKAGVISLVQTACNELYGTGVRVNAIAPGLIETGMTKPIFDGARARGNEDKIGQLNPLTRYGAPEEIARAGLFLASDDASYVNGQTIAVDGGLSSSHPVVRRKK